One window of the Deferribacterota bacterium genome contains the following:
- a CDS encoding prepilin-type N-terminal cleavage/methylation domain-containing protein, which yields MAYIFSSLLRDVKNDRKAFTVIELIVVIAIIAILLALSVIAVNKIIRREHVVSEADRLASLLKEAQKY from the coding sequence ATGGCATATATTTTTTCTAGCTTGCTACGAGATGTAAAGAATGACAGAAAAGCCTTTACTGTTATTGAACTTATTGTTGTTATTGCAATTATTGCAATACTTCTTGCGTTGTCGGTAATTGCTGTAAATAAGATTATAAGGCGTGAACATGTTGTTAGTGAAGCTGACAGACTAGCATCCCTTTTAAAAGAGGCGCAGAAATATT